The following are from one region of the Staphylococcus schleiferi genome:
- the thiD gene encoding bifunctional hydroxymethylpyrimidine kinase/phosphomethylpyrimidine kinase, with translation MAGSDTSAGAGMQADLKTFQELDTYGMVALAAIVTMDKETWSHDVTPIPFDVFNKQLETVICIGPDAVKTGMLGTEEIIQRAGEAFTESGAKYFVVDPVMVCKGENEVLNPGNTEAMIQYLLPKATVTTPNLFEAGQLSGLGTLKSIEDMKKAAQIIYEQGAQHVVIKGGKALDQDKSYDLYYDGQTFYQLTTDMFQQSYNHGAGCTFAAATTANLANGQTPKEAVVNAKAFVASAIKNGWKMNEFVGPVDHGAANRIEQIEVEVTEV, from the coding sequence ATTGCAGGTTCAGATACAAGTGCTGGTGCAGGCATGCAAGCAGATTTAAAAACTTTCCAAGAACTAGACACATACGGCATGGTCGCATTAGCTGCAATCGTAACAATGGATAAAGAAACATGGTCTCATGATGTCACACCGATTCCATTTGACGTTTTTAATAAACAACTAGAAACTGTGATTTGTATCGGACCTGACGCAGTCAAAACAGGTATGCTCGGCACAGAAGAAATTATTCAGCGCGCAGGCGAAGCCTTTACTGAATCAGGTGCCAAATATTTTGTCGTCGACCCTGTGATGGTATGTAAAGGGGAAAATGAGGTCCTTAACCCGGGAAATACTGAAGCAATGATTCAATATTTATTACCTAAAGCAACAGTAACAACACCTAACCTTTTTGAAGCGGGTCAATTGTCAGGTTTAGGCACATTGAAATCGATTGAAGATATGAAAAAAGCAGCACAAATCATTTACGAGCAAGGTGCGCAACATGTCGTAATCAAAGGCGGTAAAGCATTAGATCAAGATAAATCTTATGACCTTTACTATGATGGTCAAACTTTTTATCAATTAACAACGGATATGTTCCAACAAAGTTATAACCATGGTGCAGGCTGTACTTTTGCAGCGGCGACAACTGCAAACTTAGCGAACGGTCAAACACCAAAAGAAGCAGTCGTTAATGCAAAAGCATTCGTCGCTTCTGCGATTAAAAACGGTTGGAAAATGAATGAATTTGTTGGCCCAGTCGATCACGGTGCAGCCAATCGTATCGAACAAATTGAAGTTGAAGTAACAGAAGTATAA
- a CDS encoding DUF423 domain-containing protein produces the protein MKVFIILGALNALIAVGTGAFGAHALDGKLSEHYMSVWEKATMYQMYHGLGLILIGIIGGALHLNVGWAGWLMFIGIVCFSGSLYILSLTQVSILGAITPIGGVLFVISWLMLAIAAFKL, from the coding sequence ATGAAAGTATTTATCATATTAGGCGCATTGAACGCCTTAATAGCAGTAGGTACAGGTGCATTTGGTGCACACGCATTGGATGGCAAGTTATCAGAGCACTACATGTCAGTATGGGAAAAAGCAACGATGTATCAAATGTATCATGGTTTAGGTTTAATATTGATAGGCATTATTGGTGGCGCTTTACATCTTAATGTTGGCTGGGCCGGCTGGTTAATGTTCATCGGTATCGTTTGCTTCAGCGGCTCTCTTTATATTTTATCCTTAACGCAAGTGAGTATTCTCGGCGCGATTACTCCAATCGGTGGCGTTCTCTTTGTAATAAGTTGGCTGATGTTAGCCATTGCCGCTTTTAAACTGTAA
- a CDS encoding uracil-DNA glycosylase, which yields MKKMDWSTIFHEITTKHDFQAMHDFLEKEYSTQIVYPDRKNIYQAFDLTPFENVKVVILGQDPYHGPNQAHGLAFSVQPNAKFPPSLRNMYQELADDIGCQRTSPHLQDWAREGVLLLNTVLTVRQGQAHSHRDIGWEVFTDEIIKAVSEGKEGVVFILWGKPAQQKERLIDTTKHHVIKSPHPSPLSAHRGFFGSKPYSRANQYLESQGLKPIHWCEGKEKFDE from the coding sequence GTGAAAAAGATGGATTGGTCAACAATATTTCATGAAATTACAACAAAACATGACTTTCAGGCTATGCACGATTTTTTAGAGAAAGAATATTCTACGCAAATTGTATATCCAGACAGAAAAAATATTTATCAGGCATTTGATTTAACGCCTTTTGAAAATGTTAAAGTTGTGATATTAGGTCAAGATCCTTATCATGGTCCGAATCAAGCCCATGGGTTAGCTTTTTCTGTACAGCCTAACGCAAAGTTTCCACCATCATTGCGTAATATGTATCAAGAGCTTGCAGATGATATCGGATGTCAACGAACTTCCCCTCATTTACAAGATTGGGCAAGGGAAGGCGTTCTCTTATTGAACACAGTCTTAACGGTTCGACAAGGACAGGCACACTCACATCGTGATATTGGTTGGGAAGTCTTTACAGATGAAATTATTAAAGCAGTATCTGAAGGTAAAGAAGGCGTTGTTTTTATCCTTTGGGGTAAACCGGCGCAACAAAAAGAGCGTTTAATCGATACTACAAAACATCATGTCATCAAGTCGCCCCATCCAAGTCCATTGTCTGCACATCGAGGCTTCTTTGGTTCAAAACCTTATTCAAGAGCAAATCAATATTTAGAATCACAAGGATTAAAGCCAATCCATTGGTGTGAAGGTAAGGAGAAATTCGATGAATAA
- a CDS encoding DUF5327 family protein translates to MNKEKLIQLLEQELVQADAATTDEAFHKHIYAIHTLTSLYVDEETPKFSKHNLSETNKNRHTSRSSEVTDEEIKMMGGKVSSSPQQLDSNQRMVTDDEVGNGASIFDF, encoded by the coding sequence ATGAATAAAGAAAAACTGATTCAATTGTTGGAACAGGAATTAGTGCAAGCGGATGCAGCAACAACAGATGAAGCATTTCATAAACACATTTATGCGATACACACATTGACATCTTTATATGTTGATGAGGAAACACCAAAGTTTTCAAAGCATAATTTATCAGAAACAAACAAAAATCGTCATACGTCACGTTCATCTGAGGTGACTGACGAAGAAATCAAAATGATGGGCGGTAAGGTGTCCTCGTCTCCACAACAATTAGATTCAAATCAACGCATGGTAACAGATGATGAAGTGGGGAACGGCGCATCTATATTTGATTTTTAG